The genomic segment TCGTCCCCGTGATAGAAGAACGGGAAATCGTTTGAGGCCGTATATAGTTTAAGGCAGACTAGAAACCAGATTCCTAAGAACAGGCTGACGGCAAGAACGTGGTGTTTTCGTCGAAGCGTATAACCCGTATGAATGGTGGATTTGAGAGATGTTTGTTTCATGGCAAAAACATGAATTGGTAATCGCGCATTCTGAAATATGTGGAGTAGTAGCGTAGTTTGTAATTCCGACTTTGAATCATTCGTACGGGGGCAGCGATTGCCGGAGAAGAGAAGATGCGCATGAGGACATTGCTGCCATCAAGAATTTCCATGGTGGGCGTCCGGCTTGATACCCTGGTGTCGATCAGTTGGCTCAACGCTGAATGGGCGTCGGGGCGTTGGACGTAAACAATGTGCTCATTGAGACGTTCGCGTTCTTTCATAAGGTCATCCATGCCCAGTGTGTCTACTCCCAGAAAGAACCAGGCACCCTCGAAATCCACGACAAACGCATTTTTCTCCGATCTCCCGGGTGGAGCGACGACCGGCAGGATTCCGCTCCGAACCAGATAGCCCAATGCCTCAATTCCTGTTTCCTGATAGGATCGTGATCCGTAGGTCGTGCGCATCTCATTTGGCCCCAAACGGAAGATGACGAGCAAGGTCAGAACTCCCGATAGTAAGCCTCCCGTGATAAATATGATGAGGCCGTGGCGTAATGGTTTCAGGAACATCCAGACAAGGATGAGGGAGGGTGCCGCTAGATTTATGATATGGGACGTCCAGGCCCCTCGTCCGGATACGCTTAACACGACGAACTCCCAGAGCCATTGGATGGCGGCAACTTTTACCAATGCGCCTTCCCGCCATACACGGGGAATAGATATGGCAACAGGGGCAAGAAGGGCGAGCGGCCCGACCAGTATGATGAGATTGCTCAAGACGCCCAGTGGTTCGAAGCGAGAGTGGGTGACAGGTTGTACTACCGAGTGGAGTCGTGCAAGGACTCCCCGGGGAAATCCCAGGGAGACGGTGTAGAGGTGCCAAACCAGAATGGCTATCAGTGGCAGCCAGGCAAATATGAACACCAGAGGATGACTGAAGATTCGCCTCAATGATGAAACTTGATTCTCAGGGTGTTTCCAGACCATGAAAAGGATGTTAAGGATTAGCGTCAAAAAGAAGTCAACACCTGCGCCCAAGGCGAATGTCAGGCTCAGTGCATAGAGTGCCGCTGTTCGATGGCATGGCTTTTGTTTCCATTCGTGCAACCGCCAAAGTGAAAGGAAAATGCCAGTTAACTTGAATAATTGGTAACCTGAGTTTGCTGCACTTATTCCGACATGTACCGGTACAACGGCCAGAACGGCGGTCACCAGAATGGCATCGCGGAAGCCGCACTGGCTGCGGATGAAGGCGAAAACTGACAGCAGTGAGGCCAGTCCGATCAAACTGTGCGTCAGGGCGAGGGTGAACGGATTAATGGGAACACCCATCCAATCAAAAAACGCCTTATAAATGACATAGATTCCACCCGCCTGGGTGTATCCATGCGGAAAGCTCAGGAGCCGGTCAACAGTAGTGCGGAACACCGTTCGGCCAGCGTCTGCAAAATCCAGCCGCATCGGGTAGGCTATGTGCTCTGGTATATCGTTGCCGGGAAGATGAAAGAAATGAGGCGAAGCGATACGGATCCCCAGTGCCGCTGCCAACAGGATGAACAGAATGAGCCAGTGTGTAACGCGTTTCATGTCTTGGATTCTGACGTAAGGGCGCGATGACAGGCTGCGAGAATACCGTTAGCAAAGCTCTCAATTCGTCCATAATGCATAACGGCCGTTCGCGCCGCCTCTCCGAAAGCCGTTCCTTCCTGAGCGCATGCTTGTTGGATTCGCTCCGCCAGCACGGCTGAATTTCCGGCAGGTGCAAGGAGCAAGGTTTCGCCATCACGAACGGTATGCTGTGACCAGATTCCCTGAGTTTTGGTCAATACGACGGGTTTGCCGCAGGCCATGGCCTGCAGCGTCACACTTTGCCCGGAGGGTTGGAGTGTGGGGTGCAGGGGAACTACTACACATCGGGCCCCGCGGTAAAGATCCCTTAATCGGATATCCGTGATGCCTTGTGTGTACG from the bacterium genome contains:
- a CDS encoding glycosyltransferase — protein: YTQGITDIRLRDLYRGARCVVVPLHPTLQPSGQSVTLQAMACGKPVVLTKTQGIWSQHTVRDGETLLLAPAGNSAVLAERIQQACAQEGTAFGEAARTAVMHYGRIESFANGILAACHRALTSESKT